Proteins encoded within one genomic window of Bombus vancouverensis nearcticus chromosome 4, iyBomVanc1_principal, whole genome shotgun sequence:
- the LOC117160939 gene encoding FERM, ARHGEF and pleckstrin domain-containing protein 1 isoform X2: MYTETDKQEKAKKQENNNSVFANEKSPEKRTNGMTETSNPSMVNTPDLSPVKNIRNGEMEDAEVRKTKRWPTDKAYYIAKELLMTERTYKKDLDVINVWFREEVSREAELEGEAVVSLIELLADVHGPCLQEMEARLERWESNARHNIGDFLYNTLLNVLPLYDQYLENLIPVLEKMEYYTRTSRRFDQLCRDFEAQKHCYLPLTSFLLKPLQRLLHYNSIIDRLLDHYPKDHTDFEDCLAARDRLGETLLEGLSIINQAENLVQLCEMQRDINGFDNLVQEGRRFIRQGCLQKYSRKGFQQRMFFLFSDILLYTFRTQQPTQCFRVHGQLPLKGMKIRESDNKTGSDFAFVIDPQGNQSLTVAASNEEEKERWLEDLNMAIAQADADPKMPYLNLKACSSADEMGDGVGLEGDRGSCGGAKASQRSNTTVHVCWHRNTSISYSDQLRAFQNQLSGFLLRKFKNSNGWQKLWVVFTNFCLFFYKSHRDDFPLASLPLLGYTVTTPSEKDGINKDFVFKLQFKSHVYFFRAESDYTFGRWVEVIRSATQQSHVSSSFNGKEGY, encoded by the exons ATGT ATACCGAGACAGATAAGCAGGAGAAGGCCAAGAAACAGGAGAACAATAATTCTGTTTTCGCCAATGAAAAATCCCCTGAGAAACGTACGAACGGTATGACGGAAACCAGCAACCCGAGCATGGTAAATACACCGGATCTAAGCCCAGtgaaaaatatacgaaacgGAGAGATGGAGGATGCCGAAGTTCGAAAGACTAAA AGATGGCCGACCGACAAGGCATATTATATCGCGAAGGAACTTCTTATGACCGAGCGAACTTACAAGAAGGATCTCGACGTTATAAACGTG TGGTTCAGAGAGGAGGTATCTCGAGAGGCTGAACTGGAGGGTGAAGCGGTTGTTTCGCTGATCGAGCTTTTAGCGGACGTTCACGGGCCCTGCCTCCAAGAAATGGAAGCGAGATTAGAACGATGGGAAAGTAACGCTCGGCACAACATCGGCGATTTTCTTTATAACACCTTGTTGAACGTACTGCCGCTTTACGATCAATATCTCGAGAATCTAATACCCGTCCTCGAGAAGATGGAATATTATACGAGGACATCACGTCGTTTTGACCAACTGTGCCGAGATTTCGAGGCGCAGAAACATTGTTATCTACCGTTAACCTCATTCCTTTTAAAACCATTGCAACGATTGTTGCATTACAACAGTATTATCGATA GGTTACTAGATCATTATCCAAAAGATCATACGGATTTCGAAGATTGCCTAGCGGCAAGAGATCGACTAGGCGAAACGTTGCTGGAAGGTCTTAGCATAATTAATCAAGCG GAGAATCTAGTTCAGCTTTGCGAAATGCAAAGAGATATCAATGGCTTCGACAATTTGGTTCAAGAAGGTCgtagatttattagacaaggcTGCCTGCAGAAGTACAGCCGCAAAGGTTTTCAGCAAAGAATGTTTTTCCTG TTTTCGgacatattattatatacattccGTACTCAACAACCAACTCAGTGTTTTCGCGTTCACGGCCAACTTCCGTTAAAGGGGATGAAGATTCGAGAAAGCGACAATAAAACTGGATCGGACTTTGCGTTTGTAATCGACCCTCAAGGAAATCA GTCTTTAACAGTTGCCGCTagtaacgaagaagaaaaagagagatgGTTAGAAGACTTGAATATGGCTATAGCGCAAGCTGACGCAGATCCAAAGATGCCATATTTGAATTTGAAGGCTTGTA GTTCAGCCGATGAAATGGGCGACGGTGTTGGGTTAGAAGGAGACCGAGGAAGTTGTGGAGGTGCTAAAGCTTCTCAACGAAGCAACACGACTGTACATGTTTGTTGGCATCGAAACACGAGTATCAGTTACAGCGACCAATTGCGAGCGTTTCaa AACCAACTTAGTGGATTTCTGTTACGGAAATTCAAGAATAGTAATGGTTGGCAAAAACTTTGGGTTGTCTTTACCAACTTTTGTTTATTCTTTTACAAATCGCACCGAGATGACTTTCCACTGGCTAGCTTGCCATTGTTAGGATACACTGTAACTACTCCGTCAGAGAAAGATGGTATCAATAAAGATTTTGTTTTTAAGCTGCAATTTAAAAGTCACGTATATTTCTTCCGCGCTGAGAGCGACTACACATTTGGACG GTGGGTAGAAGTGATTCGAAGCGCGACGCAGCAAAGCCATGTGTCAAGTAGTTTTAATGGAAAAGAAGGATATTAA
- the LOC117160890 gene encoding uncharacterized protein LOC117160890 isoform X2, protein MWRYRTIGLFALLALLCIDAQAAETRAKRNPHGFHDAAAESSFLKSLAGVGGLGGGLGGGFGGGFGGGFGGGGGGGGGGGGGGFGSGGGFGSGGGFGGSKGGPGCHTGGCAGHGSSGGAGSGAGGGAGGGAGGGAGGGLGTGLGGGLGSGLGGGLGSGLGGGLGSGLGGGLGGGAGGHGAGGHGGAGGRPGAGGYGGSGAGGGAGGYGGSGAGGGAGGYGGSGAGGYGGSGAGGGAGGYGGSGAGSSAGSHAGSTGVVKTGGYGGAGGGAGSGGYGSSGAGSGAGGRGGGAGGYGGAGAGGGAGGYGGAGAGGGAGGYGGLGGGAGAGGHGGAGSGAGGYGGSGAGGGAGAGGGAGGYGGLGGGAGAGGHGGAGAGAGGYGGSGAGGGAGTGGGAGGYGGLGGGAGAGGHGGAGAGGGAGGFGGAGAGGGASGHGGAGAGGGAGGYGGAGAGGGAGGYGGSGAGGGAGGYGGAGGLGGSGGYGGYRGAGATSSATANANANANAYAAASASANAHALANSNAHASATANANAGAGLGGGYGGYDGYGGPGGHGVDLFSRMGDINEGVNKSGAVDKAKGVYSSSAANIDSTGKGSYKVSAGKV, encoded by the exons ATGTGGAGGTATCGAACGATCGGGCTTTTTGCCTTGCTGGCTCTTCTCTGCATTGACGCACAAG ctGCAGAGACCAGAGCGAAACGTAACCCTCACGGATTTCACGATGCAGCCGCTGAAAGCAGTTTCCTGAAATCTCTTGCTGGTGTGGGTGGATTAGGTGGTGGATTAGGTGGTGGATTTGGCGGAGGATTTGGCGGAGGTTTCGGCGGAGGTGGCGGtggaggcggaggtggaggtggTGGCGGATTTGGTAGTGGTGGAGGATTCGGTTCTGGTGGTGGTTTTGGTGGCTCCAAGGGAGGACCTGGCTGCCATACCGGAGGTTGCGCTGGCCACGGCAGTAGTGGTGGTGCCGGAAGTGGTGCAGGAGGTGGTGCCGGAGGTGGTGCCGGAGGTGGTGCCGGAGGTGGCCTAGGAACTGGCTTAGGAGGTGGCCTAGGAAGTGGTCTAGGAGGTGGCCTAGGAAGTGGTCTAGGAGGTGGCCTAGGAAGCGGTCTAGGAGGTGGCCTAGGAGGTGGAGCTGGCGGGCACGGTGCAGGCGGGCACGGAGGAGCTGGTGGTCGCCCTGGAGCCGGAGGATATGGTGGCTCCGGAGCTGGAGGTGGCGCTGGAGGATACGGTGGCTCCGGAGCTGGAGGTGGTGCTGGAGGATACGGAGGATCTGGCGCTGGGG GATACGGAGGATCTGGCGCTGGGGGTGGCGCCGGAGGATACGGCGGCTCTGGAGCTGGAAGTAGCGCCGGGAGTCATGCTG GGTCGACTGGAGTAGTAAAAACTGGTGGATATGGTGGCGCAGGCGGCGGAGCTGGAAGTGGTGGTTACGGTAGTTCAGGTGCCGGAAGTGGTGCTGGCGGTCGTGGTGGTGGAGCTGGAGGATATGGTGGTGCAGGCGCCGGTGGTGGAGCTGGAGGATATGGTGGTGCAGGCGCCGGTGGTGGAGCTGGAGGTTATGGTGGCCTAGGCGGTGGTGCTGGTGCTGGCGGACACGGTGGCGCCGGTAGTGGAGCTGGAGGTTACGGTGGTTCAGGTGCCGGAGGTGGTGCAGGCGCCGGTGGTGGAGCTGGAGGTTATGGTGGCCTAGGCGGTGGTGCTGGTGCTGGCGGACACGGTGGAGCGGGTGCTGGAGCTGGAGGTTACGGTGGTTCAGGTGCCGGAGGTGGTGCAGGCACCGGTGGTGGAGCTGGAGGTTATGGTGGCCTAGGCGGTGGTGCTGGTGCTGGCGGACACGGTGGAGCAGGTGCCGGAGGTGGAGCAGGCGGATTTGGTGGAGCTGGTGCTGGAGGTGGAGCTAGTGGACACGGCGGCGCAGGTGCCGGTGGTGGAGCTGGAGGATATGGTGGCGCAGGCGCCGGTGGTGGAGCTGGCGGATACGGTGGATCAGGCGCTGGAGGTGGAGCTGGTGGATATGGTGGAGCAGGTGGTCTAGGCGGAAGCGGTGGTTATGGTGGTTATAGAGGGGCAGGCGCCACTTCCAGTGCCACCGCCAATGCCAACGCCAACGCGAATGCTTATGCAGCTGCGAGTGCCAGTGCTAATGCACATGCTCTTGCTAATTCAAATGCGCATGCATCCGCCACCGCGAACGCAAACGCTGGTGCCGGTCTCGGAGGAGGATACGGCGGTTACGATGGTTACGGTGGTCCCGGTGGACATGGAGTCGA TCTTTTTTCCCGTATGGGCGATATCAACGAAGGAGTGAATAAGAGCGGAGCCGTGGACAAAGCCAAAGGTGTCTACAGCAGTAGTGCAGCCAACATCGATTCTACTGGAAAGGGATCATACAAAGTATCGGCTGGAAAAGTCTAA
- the LOC117160890 gene encoding uncharacterized protein LOC117160890 isoform X1 has product MWRYRTIGLFALLALLCIDAQAAETRAKRNPHGFHDAAAESSFLKSLAGVGGLGGGLGGGFGGGFGGGFGGGGGGGGGGGGGGFGSGGGFGSGGGFGGSKGGPGCHTGGCAGHGSSGGAGSGAGGGAGGGAGGGAGGGLGTGLGGGLGSGLGGGLGSGLGGGLGSGLGGGLGGGAGGHGAGGHGGAGGRPGAGGYGGSGAGGGAGGYGGSGAGGGAGGYGGSGAGGGAGGGAGSGAGGGAGGYGGSGAGGGAGGYGGSGAGSSAGSHAGSTGVVKTGGYGGAGGGAGSGGYGSSGAGSGAGGRGGGAGGYGGAGAGGGAGGYGGAGAGGGAGGYGGLGGGAGAGGHGGAGSGAGGYGGSGAGGGAGAGGGAGGYGGLGGGAGAGGHGGAGAGAGGYGGSGAGGGAGTGGGAGGYGGLGGGAGAGGHGGAGAGGGAGGFGGAGAGGGASGHGGAGAGGGAGGYGGAGAGGGAGGYGGSGAGGGAGGYGGAGGLGGSGGYGGYRGAGATSSATANANANANAYAAASASANAHALANSNAHASATANANAGAGLGGGYGGYDGYGGPGGHGVDLFSRMGDINEGVNKSGAVDKAKGVYSSSAANIDSTGKGSYKVSAGKV; this is encoded by the exons ATGTGGAGGTATCGAACGATCGGGCTTTTTGCCTTGCTGGCTCTTCTCTGCATTGACGCACAAG ctGCAGAGACCAGAGCGAAACGTAACCCTCACGGATTTCACGATGCAGCCGCTGAAAGCAGTTTCCTGAAATCTCTTGCTGGTGTGGGTGGATTAGGTGGTGGATTAGGTGGTGGATTTGGCGGAGGATTTGGCGGAGGTTTCGGCGGAGGTGGCGGtggaggcggaggtggaggtggTGGCGGATTTGGTAGTGGTGGAGGATTCGGTTCTGGTGGTGGTTTTGGTGGCTCCAAGGGAGGACCTGGCTGCCATACCGGAGGTTGCGCTGGCCACGGCAGTAGTGGTGGTGCCGGAAGTGGTGCAGGAGGTGGTGCCGGAGGTGGTGCCGGAGGTGGTGCCGGAGGTGGCCTAGGAACTGGCTTAGGAGGTGGCCTAGGAAGTGGTCTAGGAGGTGGCCTAGGAAGTGGTCTAGGAGGTGGCCTAGGAAGCGGTCTAGGAGGTGGCCTAGGAGGTGGAGCTGGCGGGCACGGTGCAGGCGGGCACGGAGGAGCTGGTGGTCGCCCTGGAGCCGGAGGATATGGTGGCTCCGGAGCTGGAGGTGGCGCTGGAGGATACGGTGGCTCCGGAGCTGGAGGTGGTGCTGGAGGATACGGAGGATCTGGCGCTGGGGGTGGTGCTGGCGGTGGGGCTGGAAGTGGTGCTGGAGGTGGCGCTGGAGGATACGGAGGATCTGGCGCTGGGGGTGGCGCCGGAGGATACGGCGGCTCTGGAGCTGGAAGTAGCGCCGGGAGTCATGCTG GGTCGACTGGAGTAGTAAAAACTGGTGGATATGGTGGCGCAGGCGGCGGAGCTGGAAGTGGTGGTTACGGTAGTTCAGGTGCCGGAAGTGGTGCTGGCGGTCGTGGTGGTGGAGCTGGAGGATATGGTGGTGCAGGCGCCGGTGGTGGAGCTGGAGGATATGGTGGTGCAGGCGCCGGTGGTGGAGCTGGAGGTTATGGTGGCCTAGGCGGTGGTGCTGGTGCTGGCGGACACGGTGGCGCCGGTAGTGGAGCTGGAGGTTACGGTGGTTCAGGTGCCGGAGGTGGTGCAGGCGCCGGTGGTGGAGCTGGAGGTTATGGTGGCCTAGGCGGTGGTGCTGGTGCTGGCGGACACGGTGGAGCGGGTGCTGGAGCTGGAGGTTACGGTGGTTCAGGTGCCGGAGGTGGTGCAGGCACCGGTGGTGGAGCTGGAGGTTATGGTGGCCTAGGCGGTGGTGCTGGTGCTGGCGGACACGGTGGAGCAGGTGCCGGAGGTGGAGCAGGCGGATTTGGTGGAGCTGGTGCTGGAGGTGGAGCTAGTGGACACGGCGGCGCAGGTGCCGGTGGTGGAGCTGGAGGATATGGTGGCGCAGGCGCCGGTGGTGGAGCTGGCGGATACGGTGGATCAGGCGCTGGAGGTGGAGCTGGTGGATATGGTGGAGCAGGTGGTCTAGGCGGAAGCGGTGGTTATGGTGGTTATAGAGGGGCAGGCGCCACTTCCAGTGCCACCGCCAATGCCAACGCCAACGCGAATGCTTATGCAGCTGCGAGTGCCAGTGCTAATGCACATGCTCTTGCTAATTCAAATGCGCATGCATCCGCCACCGCGAACGCAAACGCTGGTGCCGGTCTCGGAGGAGGATACGGCGGTTACGATGGTTACGGTGGTCCCGGTGGACATGGAGTCGA TCTTTTTTCCCGTATGGGCGATATCAACGAAGGAGTGAATAAGAGCGGAGCCGTGGACAAAGCCAAAGGTGTCTACAGCAGTAGTGCAGCCAACATCGATTCTACTGGAAAGGGATCATACAAAGTATCGGCTGGAAAAGTCTAA